The Elaeis guineensis isolate ETL-2024a chromosome 3, EG11, whole genome shotgun sequence region GAGAAGAAATCTGTCACTAACAAAACTCTGCAAGGTTGGTTGAAGAAGCTCAGAGATGCAGCTTTTGATGCTGACGATGTGGTCGATGAATTGCAGACTGAAGCACTGCAGCGAAAAATAGTGAGACATGATCCCATGACTGAAAAGGTGCGTGACTTCTTTTCCTCAAACAATACAATTGCATTTCGATATAAGATGGCTCGCAAGATAAAAGGGATTAGGGAGAGACTGGACAAGATTGCACAAGAGAGGTTGAGATACCATTTGGCTGAGGGATCTATCTCAGAAAATACCCTAGATCGAGAAACCTTTTCATCCGTGattgaatctgaaatttatggaaGAGATGATGACAAAAAGGATGTCATAAAATTCTTAGTGGACAAAgacaatgataaaaatatttcaatccttcCAATAGTTGGCCTTGGTGGTGTTGGAAAGACCACTCTTGCTCAATTAGCGTATAATGATGATAGGATCCAGAAGCAATTTGAGCTTCGAATGTGGGTGTGTGTGGGTGAAAGTTTTGATGCAAAAGTAATCTTGCAGGCGATGATTGAACAAGTTACAAAGGAGCAAAGTAATTTCTCGACCTTAGAAACAATGTCTTCTTTCTTGCAAGAAAAACTGAGAACAAAAAGATTTCTTTTGGTTCTAGATGATTTATGGAATGAAGATGAATCAAAATGGGATAAAATAAAACCTTTGTTTGTACGTTCCAAACTAGGATGCAAGATTATAATAACAACACGCAGTGAAATTGTTGCTTCTATAACCGGAACCATCTTACCACATAGACTACAAGGGTTAGGAATTGATGATTGTTGGGCGTTGTTCAAGCAAAAAGCATTTGGGTTGGGGAGACAAGAAGAGACCCCAATGTTGGTTGATATTGGAAAGGAGATTGTTAAAAAGTGTGGAGGTTTGCCTTTAGCAGCAAAGATTCTTGGAAGTCTAATGGGCACCAAAAGAGGTGAAGCAGCATGGTTAGCTATCAAAGACAACAAGATTTGGAAGTTATCTAAAGACGTGGTTGGAATTCTCCCTATACTAAATTTGAGTTATGATCATTTACCCCCTCACTTGAAGCGCTGTTTCACTTACTGTTCTGTGTTCCCGAAAgattataaatttgaaataaagagATTGATTCAATTGTGGATGGCTGAAGGACTGATTGATACATCGAATACTTATCAAAATGCAGAGGACATTGGCAGGCAATACTTCGAGAGTCTATTGTggaggtcattttttcaagatgtTCAAATGGATGAGTACAGTAACATAGACACATGCAAGATGCATGATTTAGTTCATGATCTTGCATGTTCCCTCACAAAGGATGAAACTTTGGTCATTGAGATGGATAGGGACATGGACATGGAGAGCATTTCTCGATGCCGCTATTTATTAGTCATGTGTAATAATGTGTCATCAGCCACTTTAGAGACAACTTATAaagcaaaaaaattgagatcgCTTATTGTGTTGGGGGTAGGAAGTGGTTGTACTCATGAtatggacaaatttatcttcaaTGTAACAAAAAATTTCACCCAGTTACGTGCATTGGATTTAAAGGTTCATTATATTTGGAAATTGTCTGATAGAATAAGCAGATTAAAGCATCTACGGTTCCTTGACCTATCATATACTGAGATCACGGCATTACCTACCTCGATCACCAGACTTTACAATTTGCAGACATTGAACCTCCAAGAATGCAGCAATCTAGAAGAATTACCTGAAGGTATAAGCAATCTAGGAAACCTTAGACACATAGATATATCAGAATGCTCCAGTTTGTCTTGTGTGCCTCATGGCCTgggacggttgagcaaccttcaGACACTGTCAATGTTCATTGTTGCTCAGGAGAATGGGCGTACCATCATGGAGCTGCAACATCTGAACTCTATTGGCGGTGGGTTGGTAATTAAAAATCTGCACCATGTGAAGGATCCAGATGAAGCCATGCAAGCAAACCTACGAGCAAAGATGAGATTGAATTACCTGATGCTTGAATGGAACAAAGGCTTAGGAGAGGCACAGGAACCATCATCTATTGAAGTGGCAAGGGATGTATTTGTATTTGAAAGGCTCCAACCTCATCATAATCTAAAGGAGTTGGATATAAGTTATTATATGGGCATCAGTTTGCCCAATTGGATATCAAGGGCAGAAGTAGTGTTATCTTCTTTTCCAAATCTTGTTAGGCTCACATTGCAGGGGCTCGAGAGGTGTGAATGCCTTCCACCACTTGGTCAATTGCCATTGTTAAAGATTCTTACTATGTCTGGAATGGGTGTTGTGAAGAGAATCGGAGGGGAGTTTTATGGGGTTGGTGGCAGTGGCACATTTCCGTCGCTAGAGGAGTTGTATTTAACTGACATGCCCAATTTGGAGGAATGGCATATAGAACCAATGATGGTAGGAGGAAAGATGGCATCCT contains the following coding sequences:
- the LOC105042488 gene encoding disease resistance protein RGA2, coding for MAELALSTTMPIVEMVVKKLASGFWKELGLVGSVYTDLEELQSELSTIKNVLDDAEKKSVTNKTLQGWLKKLRDAAFDADDVVDELQTEALQRKIVRHDPMTEKVRDFFSSNNTIAFRYKMARKIKGIRERLDKIAQERLRYHLAEGSISENTLDRETFSSVIESEIYGRDDDKKDVIKFLVDKDNDKNISILPIVGLGGVGKTTLAQLAYNDDRIQKQFELRMWVCVGESFDAKVILQAMIEQVTKEQSNFSTLETMSSFLQEKLRTKRFLLVLDDLWNEDESKWDKIKPLFVRSKLGCKIIITTRSEIVASITGTILPHRLQGLGIDDCWALFKQKAFGLGRQEETPMLVDIGKEIVKKCGGLPLAAKILGSLMGTKRGEAAWLAIKDNKIWKLSKDVVGILPILNLSYDHLPPHLKRCFTYCSVFPKDYKFEIKRLIQLWMAEGLIDTSNTYQNAEDIGRQYFESLLWRSFFQDVQMDEYSNIDTCKMHDLVHDLACSLTKDETLVIEMDRDMDMESISRCRYLLVMCNNVSSATLETTYKAKKLRSLIVLGVGSGCTHDMDKFIFNVTKNFTQLRALDLKVHYIWKLSDRISRLKHLRFLDLSYTEITALPTSITRLYNLQTLNLQECSNLEELPEGISNLGNLRHIDISECSSLSCVPHGLGRLSNLQTLSMFIVAQENGRTIMELQHLNSIGGGLVIKNLHHVKDPDEAMQANLRAKMRLNYLMLEWNKGLGEAQEPSSIEVARDVFVFERLQPHHNLKELDISYYMGISLPNWISRAEVVLSSFPNLVRLTLQGLERCECLPPLGQLPLLKILTMSGMGVVKRIGGEFYGVGGSGTFPSLEELYLTDMPNLEEWHIEPMMVGGKMASFPCLFELSIDACPKLMAHPCIPCFVEYLTIIASNEMLLSAANLAGLSKLKMLEIQDCQVSSSSMSGWWDGLQYLTALEELRIWECDELTCLPEGIMYLPSLHTLALEENRNMRSLEVGGRKQQQPTPFFTVLQDLQIEGADALTILPEWVGGLTSLQNLLIGECPNLTMLPDGLQNLAALQKLHISDLPQLTMLPHGLRYLTALRTLRISDCPQLAMLPNGLQHLTALQELCIISCPQLAMLPDGLQHLTTLQYLEIGDCPQLGRQCKRETGEDWHKIAHIPDIKIWQLKEEDGEESSERCTFAAKFLRQFGRVCCMGHS